A genomic region of Runella rosea contains the following coding sequences:
- a CDS encoding bifunctional UDP-3-O-[3-hydroxymyristoyl] N-acetylglucosamine deacetylase/3-hydroxyacyl-ACP dehydratase gives MNIKQQTIEKAVSVSGVGLHTGVSATMTFLPAPINHGYKFQRIDLEGQPIIDADVDNVVDVSRGTTLEQSGARVYTVEHTLAALVGLQIDNVLIQLDGPEPPIMDGSSIKFVEALRDAGIEEQNASRNYFEIPEPVRYINADKDIEMVALPLNDYRLTVMVDYNSQVINSQHASLNDLTTFSREIASCRTFCFLHELEALYKANLIKGGDLTNAIVIVDRDIEEGELDYLSQLLNKPKIGVNKKVGILNNIDLHYPNEMARHKLLDVVGDLALVGRPIKAQILAARPGHAANVALAKKIKKLMESAKSHVPHYDPKVPPVMDLKRICELLPHRYPFLMIDKIVYMDENSVAGLKNVTMNEPFFTGHFPNNPVMPGVLQMEAMAQTGAILALSSQPDPENYWPFLAAIENCRFRRNVVPGDTVIFKCEFTAPIKRGIVKMHGAGYVAGQMVCEADMTASLVRKR, from the coding sequence TTGAACATCAAACAACAAACCATCGAAAAAGCCGTATCAGTATCGGGCGTGGGCTTACACACGGGTGTGTCGGCAACCATGACTTTTTTACCGGCACCTATCAACCACGGCTATAAATTCCAACGCATCGACTTGGAAGGCCAACCCATCATTGACGCCGACGTGGACAACGTCGTAGATGTGTCGCGCGGGACTACCCTAGAGCAAAGTGGTGCTCGGGTCTATACCGTTGAGCATACCTTGGCCGCTTTGGTTGGTTTACAAATTGACAATGTACTCATTCAGTTGGACGGTCCCGAGCCGCCCATCATGGATGGAAGTTCCATTAAGTTTGTCGAAGCACTCCGCGATGCTGGTATCGAAGAACAAAACGCTTCGCGTAACTACTTTGAAATTCCAGAGCCCGTTCGCTACATCAACGCTGACAAAGACATCGAGATGGTGGCCCTGCCACTTAACGATTATCGACTGACGGTGATGGTGGACTACAACTCACAAGTCATTAACAGTCAGCACGCTTCGCTCAACGACCTGACGACTTTCTCGCGGGAGATTGCCTCTTGCCGTACGTTCTGTTTTTTGCATGAGCTGGAAGCGCTTTACAAAGCCAACCTCATCAAAGGCGGCGATTTAACCAATGCCATCGTAATTGTTGATCGCGATATTGAAGAAGGCGAGCTGGATTACCTTTCTCAGTTATTGAACAAGCCCAAAATCGGCGTCAATAAAAAGGTAGGCATCCTGAATAATATAGACCTGCACTACCCCAACGAAATGGCACGCCATAAGCTGTTGGACGTGGTAGGTGATTTGGCACTGGTAGGCCGTCCCATCAAAGCACAAATTCTGGCCGCGCGTCCGGGCCACGCCGCCAACGTAGCACTGGCAAAAAAAATCAAGAAATTGATGGAATCGGCCAAGAGTCATGTGCCTCACTATGACCCCAAAGTGCCGCCAGTGATGGATTTGAAGCGAATTTGTGAACTGTTACCGCACCGTTATCCATTCTTAATGATTGATAAAATCGTTTATATGGACGAAAACAGCGTGGCAGGTCTCAAAAACGTAACAATGAATGAGCCGTTTTTCACGGGACATTTTCCAAACAATCCGGTAATGCCGGGGGTTTTACAAATGGAAGCGATGGCGCAGACGGGTGCGATTCTCGCCCTAAGCAGCCAACCCGACCCCGAAAACTACTGGCCGTTTTTGGCAGCCATCGAAAACTGCCGATTCCGCCGGAATGTCGTACCTGGCGATACGGTCATTTTCAAGTGTGAATTTACGGCGCCCATCAAACGTGGAATTGTAAAAATGCACGGTGCTGGTTATGTAGCAGGTCAAATGGTCTGCGAAGCTGACATGACGGCGAGTTTAGTTAGAAAAAGATAA
- the lpxD gene encoding UDP-3-O-(3-hydroxymyristoyl)glucosamine N-acyltransferase has product MEFTVKQIAGLLGGEIEGNGELKINQLAKIEEGKSGTISFLSNLKYEAYLYTTEASAVIVDKHFEARKKVNTTLIRVENSYTAFTQLLQQYEQIIKGTKQGIEQPSHLGEGTTTGEGLYLGAFAYVGNNGKIGKNVKIFPQAFVGDNVCIGDNTVIHSGVKIYNNTVIGKNCTFFANAVIGSDGFGFAPQPDGSYKTIPQLGNVIIEDSVSIGAGTTIDCATMGSTIIREGVKLDNLVQVGHNVEIGKHTVIAAQAGIAGSTKIGEKCVIGGQAGFNGHITVPNGTKVGGQAGITKTWEQEGLSLNGTPAIEFKDSLRSAAIFRKLPQLEKRVNELEKKIKDDKQ; this is encoded by the coding sequence ATGGAATTTACCGTCAAGCAGATTGCCGGACTGCTCGGAGGCGAAATAGAAGGAAATGGAGAACTGAAAATCAATCAGTTAGCAAAGATAGAAGAAGGTAAGTCCGGGACTATTTCTTTTTTGTCAAACCTCAAATATGAGGCATACCTGTACACTACCGAGGCGTCGGCAGTAATTGTAGATAAGCATTTTGAAGCCAGAAAAAAAGTAAATACAACGCTTATTCGGGTCGAAAACTCTTATACCGCTTTCACGCAGCTTCTTCAGCAGTACGAACAAATCATCAAAGGAACGAAGCAGGGAATAGAACAGCCTTCCCACCTTGGCGAGGGAACTACTACCGGAGAAGGACTCTATCTCGGTGCTTTTGCCTACGTTGGGAACAACGGCAAAATCGGTAAAAATGTCAAGATTTTCCCGCAGGCATTCGTCGGCGACAACGTCTGCATCGGCGACAATACCGTGATTCATTCTGGCGTAAAAATTTATAATAATACCGTTATTGGCAAGAATTGTACGTTCTTTGCCAATGCGGTCATCGGAAGTGATGGCTTTGGATTTGCCCCCCAACCGGACGGCTCTTACAAAACCATTCCCCAACTCGGCAACGTTATCATTGAAGACAGCGTAAGTATTGGGGCAGGCACGACCATCGACTGCGCCACCATGGGCTCGACCATTATTCGGGAAGGCGTAAAATTGGATAACTTAGTGCAAGTAGGGCACAATGTTGAGATTGGGAAACACACCGTTATTGCCGCACAGGCGGGCATAGCTGGCTCAACCAAAATCGGAGAGAAGTGCGTGATTGGTGGGCAGGCAGGCTTTAATGGGCACATTACGGTACCCAACGGCACGAAAGTCGGTGGGCAAGCGGGTATTACCAAAACGTGGGAGCAAGAAGGGTTATCCCTCAACGGCACTCCCGCCATTGAATTCAAAGACAGCCTGCGTTCGGCGGCTATCTTCCGAAAATTGCCCCAGTTGGAAAAAAGAGTAAACGAATTAGAAAAGAAAATTAAAGACGATAAACAATAG
- a CDS encoding HD domain-containing protein, with protein sequence MNKRKILNDPVYGFIAIPSDFIFDLIEHPYFQRLRRIRQLGLAELVYPGALHTRFHHALGAMHLMGQALNTLRSKGHLIWDAEWEAAQIAILLHDAGHGPFSHVLEKTIFTNIPHEYLSLQIMKELSRQLGGRLDLAIQMFEGSYPRHFFHQLISSQLDMDRMDYLNRDCFFTGVAEGAIGTDRIIKMLDVVDDQLVVEFKGILSIENFLNARRLMYWQVYLHKTSICAEVMLIQAIRRARELVMNGEAIFAPPHFSLFLTNTVTLSQFEEDNAYFHAFTQIDDYDVWACIKAWADHLDPVLSSICRRLLDRKLYKIQFADEPFSQNQRQQIHQQLAAQSIPEDLYPYYLVEGQSTNAAYVSSEERILIKMKDGSVRDIADASDLPTIKALSNIVRKYYVCWMKPLTLQS encoded by the coding sequence GTGAACAAACGCAAAATTCTCAACGACCCCGTTTACGGTTTCATCGCCATCCCGTCTGACTTTATTTTTGACTTAATAGAACACCCTTATTTCCAGAGACTTAGGCGCATCAGACAGCTCGGATTGGCGGAATTGGTCTATCCAGGAGCGTTGCACACGCGCTTTCATCACGCCTTGGGAGCGATGCACTTAATGGGGCAGGCCCTCAATACGCTCCGTTCTAAAGGGCACTTGATTTGGGATGCCGAGTGGGAAGCCGCCCAAATTGCCATTTTGCTGCATGATGCGGGCCACGGCCCTTTTTCGCACGTGTTGGAAAAAACGATTTTCACCAATATTCCCCACGAATACCTTTCCTTACAAATCATGAAAGAGCTTAGTCGCCAACTGGGCGGGCGGCTAGACTTGGCCATTCAGATGTTTGAAGGAAGTTATCCACGGCATTTTTTTCACCAACTCATTTCCAGTCAGTTGGACATGGACCGCATGGATTACCTCAACCGGGATTGTTTTTTTACGGGGGTAGCCGAGGGCGCCATCGGCACCGACCGCATCATCAAAATGCTTGATGTGGTAGACGACCAGTTGGTGGTAGAATTTAAAGGTATTCTAAGCATCGAAAATTTCCTCAACGCCCGCCGACTCATGTATTGGCAGGTATACCTGCACAAAACCTCTATTTGCGCCGAGGTGATGCTGATTCAGGCCATTAGGCGAGCGCGCGAATTGGTGATGAACGGAGAGGCGATTTTTGCCCCGCCCCATTTTTCTTTGTTTCTAACCAATACCGTGACCCTCAGCCAATTCGAAGAAGATAACGCCTATTTTCATGCCTTTACCCAAATTGATGATTATGATGTATGGGCATGTATCAAGGCTTGGGCCGACCATTTAGATCCCGTTCTTTCGTCAATTTGCCGACGGCTACTCGACCGAAAATTGTACAAAATTCAGTTTGCGGATGAGCCTTTCAGCCAAAATCAACGCCAACAAATCCACCAACAATTGGCCGCTCAGAGCATCCCAGAGGACTTATACCCGTATTATTTAGTAGAAGGCCAATCTACCAATGCAGCGTATGTTTCGAGCGAAGAACGCATCCTGATAAAAATGAAAGACGGCAGCGTGCGCGACATTGCCGATGCTTCTGATTTACCGACCATTAAGGCCCTCAGTAATATTGTCCGAAAGTATTATGTTTGTTGGATGAAACCCCTAACTTTGCAGTCTTAA
- a CDS encoding peptidylprolyl isomerase, producing MNRFCLLILLLSCVQSMAQKKSRKDYLVTIHTNYGEMKAVLHDRTPLHKQNFLKLINDRFYDSLLFHRIIEGFMIQGGDPTSKNAKAGERLGGGGSNLERIPAEFKPELFHKKGALAAARNNNPEKASSGCQFYIVQGRVWDAAGLTAQLNRGGRMPTAAQKEAYTTLGGSPHLDGGYTVFGQVISGLAVIDSIAHQPKDAADRPLKDVRMRLTAEKMKKKKITKQYAYIFE from the coding sequence ATGAATCGTTTTTGTCTATTAATTCTCTTGCTGAGTTGTGTGCAATCAATGGCGCAGAAAAAATCCCGTAAAGATTATCTTGTCACCATTCATACGAACTATGGCGAAATGAAAGCCGTATTGCACGACCGCACGCCGTTGCACAAACAGAACTTCCTAAAATTAATCAATGACCGTTTTTACGACAGCCTGCTTTTTCACCGCATTATTGAGGGGTTTATGATTCAGGGTGGTGACCCTACCTCAAAAAATGCCAAAGCGGGCGAACGACTCGGTGGCGGAGGCTCAAATCTGGAACGGATTCCTGCGGAGTTTAAACCCGAATTGTTTCACAAAAAAGGCGCATTGGCAGCAGCGCGCAATAATAACCCCGAAAAAGCGTCGTCGGGTTGTCAATTTTATATTGTTCAGGGCAGGGTTTGGGATGCCGCAGGCCTTACGGCGCAACTTAACCGGGGAGGCAGAATGCCCACTGCTGCTCAAAAAGAAGCTTATACCACCCTTGGCGGTAGCCCGCATTTGGACGGAGGATATACGGTCTTTGGGCAGGTAATCAGTGGGTTAGCGGTCATCGACAGCATTGCCCATCAGCCTAAGGATGCGGCTGACCGGCCCCTCAAAGATGTAAGAATGCGGCTCACGGCTGAAAAAATGAAGAAGAAAAAAATCACAAAACAGTACGCATATATCTTTGAATAA
- a CDS encoding sigma-54-dependent transcriptional regulator, giving the protein MARILIVDDEKSIRAALRDILEYEGYEVEEAKDGEEGLNMILKNSYDVALCDIRMPKLEGLEVLLKAGEAGRSTQFIMVSAFGNVENAVEATKRGAYDFITKPPDLNRLLVSVRNAIEKSKLVAETVDLKKRIFKINEIVGESAPIKRVKDTIDRVAPTEARVLITGANGSGKEMVAKQIHEKSSRANKPLIEVNCAAIPSELIESELFGYEKGAFTGAVKQRIGKFEQADGGTLFLDEIGDMSLSAQAKVLRALQESKITRVGGDKEIKINVRVIAATNKDLKREIAEGGFREDLYHRLNVIPIHVPPLSERREDIVLLADKFLYDISQEYGGIPKTILPDAMQHLKSLPWTGNVRELRNVIERLVIMCGDEIMLDDVRLYASFGN; this is encoded by the coding sequence ATGGCTAGAATCCTAATTGTGGATGACGAAAAAAGTATCCGGGCGGCGTTGCGGGATATTTTAGAATACGAAGGATATGAGGTTGAAGAAGCCAAAGATGGTGAAGAAGGCCTCAATATGATTTTGAAAAATTCCTATGATGTAGCACTGTGTGATATTCGGATGCCAAAATTGGAAGGGCTCGAAGTGCTCCTGAAAGCAGGAGAAGCGGGGCGCTCAACTCAGTTTATCATGGTATCGGCGTTCGGTAATGTGGAAAATGCCGTTGAGGCTACCAAAAGGGGAGCGTACGATTTTATCACCAAACCCCCAGATTTGAACCGTTTATTGGTTTCGGTTCGCAATGCCATTGAGAAATCGAAATTGGTAGCAGAAACCGTTGATTTGAAGAAACGTATTTTTAAAATCAACGAAATTGTGGGTGAATCTGCCCCTATCAAAAGAGTAAAAGATACCATCGACCGCGTAGCGCCCACCGAAGCAAGGGTGTTGATTACGGGAGCCAACGGCTCTGGTAAAGAGATGGTGGCTAAGCAAATTCACGAGAAAAGCAGCCGCGCCAACAAGCCGCTGATTGAAGTGAACTGCGCGGCTATTCCCAGTGAATTGATTGAAAGTGAGTTGTTTGGGTATGAGAAAGGCGCTTTTACAGGTGCCGTAAAACAGCGCATTGGTAAGTTTGAACAAGCAGATGGCGGTACTCTTTTTCTGGATGAAATCGGCGATATGAGCCTTTCTGCCCAAGCCAAGGTACTGCGGGCATTGCAGGAAAGTAAAATCACACGGGTGGGTGGCGACAAAGAAATCAAAATCAACGTGCGGGTGATTGCCGCAACTAACAAAGATTTGAAGCGCGAAATCGCCGAAGGGGGCTTTCGCGAAGACTTATACCATCGTCTCAACGTCATTCCGATTCACGTTCCGCCGTTGTCGGAGCGCCGGGAGGACATTGTATTGCTGGCCGATAAGTTTCTGTACGATATTTCACAGGAATACGGCGGTATCCCAAAAACCATTCTTCCTGATGCTATGCAACACTTAAAGTCGTTGCCTTGGACGGGAAATGTGCGTGAACTGCGCAACGTTATTGAGCGTTTGGTCATCATGTGTGGCGATGAAATCATGCTCGATGATGTACGTTTGTACGCGAGTTTCGGTAATTAA
- the hisIE gene encoding bifunctional phosphoribosyl-AMP cyclohydrolase/phosphoribosyl-ATP diphosphatase HisIE: MKINFEKSPDGLVPAVVQDHETGKVLMLGYMNEEALAKTEAESVVTFFSRSKQRLWTKGETSGNFLNVKAILVDCDQDTILIKAHPIGPTCHTGADTCFFEKNEGKAPFLNYLQKQIIRERKNNPSESSYTSKLFQRGVNKIAQKVGEEAVELVIEAKDTNDHLFKNEAADLLFHYLILLEQRGMDLDDIVDVLKERHK; the protein is encoded by the coding sequence ATGAAAATCAATTTTGAAAAATCCCCAGATGGTTTGGTACCTGCCGTGGTTCAGGACCACGAGACGGGCAAAGTGCTGATGTTGGGGTATATGAATGAAGAGGCCTTGGCAAAAACCGAAGCTGAAAGCGTGGTTACGTTTTTCAGCCGTAGCAAACAGCGCCTTTGGACCAAAGGCGAAACCTCTGGTAACTTTCTGAACGTTAAAGCAATTTTGGTGGATTGTGACCAAGATACGATCCTCATCAAAGCCCATCCCATTGGCCCTACCTGCCACACGGGCGCGGATACCTGCTTTTTTGAAAAGAACGAAGGCAAAGCTCCTTTCCTGAACTACCTGCAAAAGCAAATCATCCGCGAGCGAAAAAACAATCCTTCGGAGTCGTCTTATACGAGCAAATTATTCCAAAGAGGCGTAAATAAAATTGCCCAGAAAGTAGGAGAAGAAGCGGTTGAACTCGTGATTGAAGCCAAAGATACCAACGACCATTTGTTTAAAAATGAAGCTGCCGACTTACTTTTTCATTACCTCATTCTGCTCGAACAGCGCGGCATGGATTTGGACGACATCGTTGATGTGTTGAAGGAAAGACATAAATAG
- a CDS encoding DUF6932 family protein has product MQLQFDANGNLIPPQIFPLTLPLLEEHFVNKIGGEKRGKLFRHYTRYLNDIRDVLSNDFVQWIGGSFISTKSQPNDIDIVNLIKFDDNTELLIEKLLPFFLIGGAKDNYCIDGHLLAIYSENDERYQSITEPVRRYWKDWLGKDRQDNARGFVELTVTLKNDRT; this is encoded by the coding sequence ATGCAGTTGCAATTTGATGCCAATGGAAATTTAATACCTCCGCAAATTTTTCCTCTGACACTTCCTTTATTGGAAGAGCACTTTGTTAATAAAATCGGAGGGGAGAAAAGGGGGAAATTATTTCGCCATTATACACGTTATCTCAACGATATACGTGACGTTCTCTCTAACGATTTCGTACAATGGATAGGAGGCAGTTTTATCAGTACAAAATCGCAGCCAAACGATATTGATATCGTTAATTTGATTAAATTTGATGATAATACTGAGCTGCTAATCGAAAAGTTATTGCCGTTTTTTTTAATTGGCGGGGCAAAAGATAACTATTGCATTGACGGACACCTTTTAGCCATTTATTCAGAAAATGATGAAAGATATCAGTCAATTACTGAACCCGTCAGACGTTATTGGAAAGATTGGTTAGGAAAAGACAGACAAGATAATGCAAGAGGATTTGTTGAATTAACCGTCACACTTAAAAATGACAGAACCTAG
- a CDS encoding carbon-nitrogen hydrolase, translated as MRNVKVGLVQMSCTADVNHNVEKAIAKTREAAAQGAQIVCLQELFKSLYFCDVEDHANFSLGEAIPGPTTEQFGALAKELGIVIVASLFEKRAPGLYHNTTAVLDADGSYLGKYRKMHIPDDPGYYEKFYFTPGDLGYKVFDTKFGKLGILICWDQWYPEAARITSLMGAEILFYPTAIGWDTTEPDPAVNLEQYNAWQTIQRSHSVANGVYVVSVNRVGREADQQFWGGSFVSNPFGSLMYLASHDQEEVKVVELDLDKTEYYRTTWPYLRDRRIDSYQPITKRLIDE; from the coding sequence ATGCGAAATGTAAAAGTAGGTTTGGTGCAAATGAGCTGCACCGCCGATGTTAATCATAATGTAGAGAAAGCCATCGCCAAAACCCGTGAAGCGGCGGCGCAAGGCGCACAAATTGTGTGTTTGCAGGAATTGTTTAAATCACTTTATTTCTGCGACGTGGAAGACCACGCCAATTTCAGCCTCGGAGAGGCAATTCCTGGCCCCACCACCGAGCAATTTGGGGCATTGGCCAAAGAGCTTGGCATTGTCATTGTTGCCTCTTTATTTGAAAAACGTGCCCCTGGACTGTATCATAATACAACGGCCGTTTTGGACGCCGACGGTAGCTATTTGGGGAAATACCGCAAAATGCACATCCCCGATGACCCAGGATATTACGAAAAATTCTATTTCACTCCCGGCGATTTAGGCTACAAAGTGTTTGATACCAAGTTTGGAAAATTAGGCATTCTGATTTGCTGGGACCAATGGTACCCCGAAGCGGCGCGCATTACGAGTCTGATGGGAGCCGAAATTTTGTTCTACCCCACAGCCATCGGTTGGGATACCACTGAGCCAGACCCTGCCGTTAATTTGGAGCAATACAACGCTTGGCAAACCATTCAGCGCAGTCATTCGGTGGCCAACGGCGTGTATGTCGTGTCGGTCAACCGCGTAGGGCGCGAAGCCGATCAGCAGTTTTGGGGTGGGTCATTTGTGTCAAACCCTTTCGGAAGCCTCATGTATTTGGCTTCGCACGACCAAGAAGAAGTAAAAGTGGTAGAGTTGGATTTGGATAAAACGGAATACTACCGCACCACGTGGCCTTACCTCCGCGACCGCCGCATTGATAGCTACCAGCCCATTACTAAGCGTTTGATTGATGAGTAG
- a CDS encoding S9 family peptidase — MMFFTNLSRIVFLSTVLFYHSFNGFSQTKEKIVASDLTRIKQVGGIAVSPDGKRAVYTVTSLEPASEALDYEYRTHLWLVDLDGKIPPRAITRGNESASHPVWSPDAKSVAFVRAVKGKAQIFVMPLDGGEAWQLTDYRHGASGPQFSPDGRQILFSTSAAFSALMADSTLNPTKAGPAWSLEKAGFAKNEFLKKNTAKPNPDGTIEEIRAYLEKDVEDKKAKVINRLNFQGEASAGQELSFSHLLVIDVKEGAKPVALTKGFYSYAGAAWSGDSKQIWFSTRADSLLHPDRDAESRICVMNADGSGMRTVLVEKGRNFGQPTPSPDGQWLAFITSQAPVKSAILDQGHLGFLNLKTTAAKYSVNPFDRSPGNLKWVTLTFPKNKKEVGKVEYVYFTASSNGGAPLFRAVPTIDKVEQLSDFDSGVTDFDVLPNKVVFAKTEVANPSELYQADVLAKNAVKLSTHNDWVSKKALSMPEKRTFKNEKGQTIEYWVMKPTFVEAGKKYPLLLNMHGGPTAMWGPGEASMWHEHQFFCAQGYGVVYANPRGSGGYGVDFMKANYRDWGTGPAADVLRACADAAKETWADTSRQVITGGSYAGYLTAWIIAHDNRFKAAFAQRGVYDLTTFMGEGNAWRLVPGYFGGYPWETEAKQSMDANSPYTFVDKIKTPFLIKHGENDLRTGVIQSEMMYKSLKILGREVEYVRMPGGTHELSRTGNPRQRIDRMLRIYEFFERYVGKK; from the coding sequence ATGATGTTTTTTACTAACCTATCGAGAATTGTTTTTCTGTCAACAGTTCTTTTTTATCATTCCTTCAACGGTTTTTCCCAAACCAAAGAAAAAATCGTTGCCTCCGATTTAACGCGCATCAAGCAAGTGGGTGGAATTGCCGTTTCGCCTGACGGGAAGCGGGCTGTTTATACCGTTACATCGCTTGAGCCTGCGTCAGAAGCGCTTGATTATGAATACCGAACCCACCTTTGGCTAGTGGATTTGGACGGAAAAATACCCCCACGGGCTATTACGCGGGGCAACGAAAGCGCTAGCCATCCAGTATGGAGTCCTGACGCAAAAAGCGTAGCTTTTGTACGGGCCGTCAAAGGTAAAGCGCAGATTTTTGTGATGCCGTTGGATGGTGGAGAAGCGTGGCAGTTGACCGATTACAGACACGGTGCTTCGGGGCCGCAGTTTTCGCCCGATGGTCGTCAAATCTTATTTTCTACCAGCGCGGCGTTTTCGGCCTTGATGGCTGATTCTACCCTGAATCCGACCAAAGCGGGCCCTGCGTGGAGTTTGGAAAAGGCAGGTTTTGCCAAAAATGAGTTCCTGAAAAAAAATACTGCAAAACCCAATCCCGACGGGACGATTGAAGAAATTAGGGCGTATTTGGAAAAGGATGTAGAAGACAAAAAAGCCAAGGTCATCAATCGACTCAACTTCCAAGGCGAAGCCTCGGCGGGTCAGGAGTTGAGCTTCAGTCATTTGCTAGTCATTGATGTTAAAGAAGGTGCCAAGCCTGTTGCACTTACCAAAGGTTTTTATTCGTACGCAGGTGCCGCTTGGTCGGGCGATAGCAAACAGATTTGGTTTAGTACCCGCGCCGATAGTCTGCTTCATCCCGACCGCGACGCTGAAAGCCGCATTTGTGTCATGAACGCCGATGGTAGCGGGATGCGGACGGTTTTGGTAGAAAAAGGCCGTAATTTTGGACAGCCAACTCCCTCTCCAGATGGACAATGGCTAGCTTTCATTACCTCACAGGCTCCTGTTAAATCGGCCATACTCGACCAAGGACATTTGGGCTTTTTAAATCTAAAAACTACGGCTGCGAAATACTCCGTTAATCCTTTTGATCGTTCTCCGGGTAATCTGAAATGGGTTACGTTGACGTTTCCAAAAAACAAGAAAGAAGTAGGTAAGGTTGAATACGTGTATTTTACAGCCTCTTCCAACGGTGGTGCACCGCTGTTTCGAGCAGTTCCGACCATTGATAAAGTAGAGCAACTTTCTGATTTTGACAGCGGTGTGACAGATTTTGATGTTCTTCCTAACAAAGTCGTTTTTGCCAAAACTGAAGTGGCCAACCCATCTGAGTTGTATCAAGCCGATGTATTGGCAAAAAACGCCGTGAAGTTGTCGACACATAACGACTGGGTGAGCAAAAAAGCCTTGAGTATGCCCGAAAAACGGACATTCAAAAATGAAAAAGGCCAGACCATCGAGTATTGGGTTATGAAACCGACGTTTGTGGAGGCAGGAAAAAAATATCCCTTGTTGCTCAATATGCACGGCGGTCCTACTGCTATGTGGGGCCCTGGCGAAGCGTCAATGTGGCACGAACATCAATTCTTTTGTGCGCAGGGATACGGGGTAGTATATGCCAATCCGCGCGGTTCGGGCGGGTACGGCGTCGATTTTATGAAAGCCAATTATCGTGATTGGGGCACTGGACCCGCCGCCGATGTGTTGCGTGCCTGCGCAGATGCGGCCAAAGAAACCTGGGCTGATACTTCGCGTCAGGTCATTACGGGAGGTTCGTATGCGGGTTATCTTACGGCGTGGATTATTGCACATGATAATCGTTTCAAGGCTGCTTTTGCCCAACGCGGTGTGTACGACCTGACCACGTTTATGGGCGAGGGCAACGCGTGGCGTTTGGTGCCTGGCTATTTTGGCGGCTATCCGTGGGAAACCGAAGCCAAGCAGTCAATGGACGCGAATTCACCTTATACGTTCGTTGATAAAATAAAAACCCCGTTTCTCATCAAACACGGTGAAAATGACCTACGGACGGGCGTAATTCAAAGCGAAATGATGTATAAATCCCTGAAAATTCTGGGCCGTGAAGTCGAATATGTGCGGATGCCCGGCGGAACACACGAGCTGAGTCGCACGGGTAACCCGCGCCAGCGCATCGACCGGATGTTGCGTATCTATGAGTTTTTTGAACGGTACGTGGGCAAGAAGTAG
- a CDS encoding sugar phosphate isomerase/epimerase family protein: MNNRRTFIKNLGAAAGMAAFAPELFASEPQKLWFQISLAEWSLHKAILNEKKLTNLDFPVVARKEFGIGIVEYVNQMFKDKAKDTAYLNDLLTRCKDNDVKNHLIMIDGEGGLAETDATVRNKAVDNHKKWVECAKYLGCKTIRVNSFGRGTAEEVAKAAVDGLGKLGEFAAPVGINVIVENHGGYSSDGQWLSNVMKQVNMKNVGTLPDFGNFCIKRSSGGEWGGSCTEEYDRYKGVKELMAFAKGVSAKTNDFDEKGNEAKMDYARLLKIVKDAGFKGIIGIEYEGNVTSEYDGIKATKKLLERVGAMV, translated from the coding sequence ATGAATAATCGCCGCACTTTCATTAAAAACTTAGGCGCTGCTGCGGGTATGGCCGCGTTTGCCCCCGAACTGTTTGCTTCTGAACCGCAAAAACTGTGGTTTCAGATTTCGTTGGCCGAATGGTCGTTACACAAAGCTATTCTCAACGAAAAAAAATTGACCAATTTAGACTTTCCCGTGGTGGCACGTAAGGAGTTTGGAATTGGTATTGTGGAATACGTCAATCAGATGTTTAAAGATAAAGCCAAAGATACGGCCTACCTCAATGACCTGCTTACGCGCTGCAAAGACAACGACGTCAAAAACCACCTCATTATGATTGACGGAGAAGGTGGCCTCGCCGAAACCGATGCCACAGTACGTAACAAAGCGGTGGATAATCACAAAAAATGGGTTGAATGTGCCAAATATCTTGGTTGCAAAACCATTCGGGTCAATTCATTCGGACGTGGTACGGCCGAAGAAGTAGCCAAAGCGGCGGTAGATGGCCTCGGGAAATTAGGCGAATTTGCCGCACCTGTTGGTATTAATGTGATTGTTGAAAACCACGGTGGCTATTCATCCGATGGACAATGGCTTTCGAATGTCATGAAGCAGGTCAACATGAAAAACGTAGGTACACTGCCCGATTTCGGCAATTTCTGCATCAAACGCAGTAGTGGTGGTGAGTGGGGCGGTAGTTGTACAGAAGAGTACGACCGCTATAAAGGCGTGAAAGAATTGATGGCTTTTGCCAAAGGTGTAAGCGCCAAAACCAACGACTTTGACGAAAAGGGAAATGAGGCGAAAATGGACTACGCCCGTTTACTTAAAATCGTAAAAGATGCTGGATTCAAGGGAATCATTGGTATTGAGTACGAAGGAAACGTGACGTCAGAATACGACGGCATCAAGGCCACCAAGAAGCTATTGGAGCGTGTGGGTGCAATGGTGTAA